One part of the Anopheles coustani chromosome 2, idAnoCousDA_361_x.2, whole genome shotgun sequence genome encodes these proteins:
- the LOC131264561 gene encoding uncharacterized protein LOC131264561, whose protein sequence is MNNENENIVAEALRLLTALEGSVKEVAASLDAKMKPEVAAVKVDILASLWRDGNAALMRVESVTGPHPRRGPFTEAYAAAMAAATKRREGAVSKPSILDTTMAGQPSRADHLPRIELPKFEGSPSEWPAFSSRFEKRVAGLTEDSDKFAFLIKCLERCDIARHSCEAFENAGMPFAQAWAKLEERFYKKRVAFMGHIRKILELPRMSSPSANALMRVIDVVETAVASARQIAEAGDSTSVVEDGLIVALVMDKLDAETIASVTRRADQQLIPTWVELRRELDGLANKIYYQPKRKEDADRARGANQRAARTVLAATVTPKPAAIASRPARKAPATQPAAAAIVPASTSTKGGNAPPSGSNSSNDPAADSCQSSRALVDISPTEDIPLLDNYVLLATVAILIQDNMGMWQRIRCVLDSGSQIEAITKNAVKRLGLAMHPARLTLSGVGSKIPVTQQIRAKITSIDGSCSEDVGFFVIPGLSDQPARAIRQDELDLPEAKFLADAEFYHPGTIDAILGARICFDALKTGLRRLPNGLTLQNSKFGWLVGGMLRDTTSADLYEHSCLATCVDDLKEILERFWRIEELPNDAADSTVWKSHELETHFKEHTTIADDGRYIVQIPLRGELNQLGDSMGQARRRLLALERRLASHEPTYAEYRKFMREYQELGHMCPVSTEELPKVRYVIPHSCVVKPDSTTTKLRVVFDASAKSTTGISLNDLQAVGPVIQPDLFRIWLDFRTQTVVATADIVKMYRQVWVSEPDTWMQCILWRDKPKDTMQLFRLLTVTYGEAASSYLACRALFEAGEEVRTSDPQTADAIQSSFYVDNLSLGASTPEQLRELMTSVERALNIRGMPLRKWASNSPEITSKIPVEHRDTTVQIGEKQAIKLLGLAWCPTEDTFQLVVQDEFYEPLGSLEKRRLASKVGKLYDPIGILQPVIVTGKILLQDLWRDGFGWDEAASPRMIESWNGFASHLPLLRQLPIPRMALPSEPQGAIMYGFSDASTKAFGCAIYLRFLDGEGNPQSRLLCSRSRLAPIEEVTLPRLELQGALLLARLYAKIKDAFGTRISQTRWWTDSQVVLAWIRSDNTKWGVYVKNRVEKIHAATNRLDWSYVPTKLNPADLVSRGLPANKLINSETASFWLNGPSFIVNDERPVMPQLNYVTALEEAVDAPLLLTAMVGNDCDDLLSQYKHHNSFIMTRRHFAWLGRAIFNLRAPSSSVEKKSGPLQLDELEYGLQLIVRVMQATCFPNEVKEMQDSGSVTPKGSMQHLDPIVRDKIICVRGRLGNSDLADEAKVPFLVPKSHPFSRVIIRHLHEHNFHAGTELIMAEFRARFWMRDLRRTVVGVTSRCVICARARPRQYAQQMGQLPSARVNVSPAFTHTGVDLCGPFEIVSNARSGKRRTVYVCIFVCFTTKATHLEVVEDQSTSAFISALLRFVSLRGRPDTIYSDNGRNFVGAARELTLLRKTHNNREFQDEVVSLAADSGIRFSFIPPRSPNFGGLWEANIKVAKRLFKAAAKGAQLNLVELQTLLYQISAILNSRPLTAIHSSPESVEALTPAHFLIGRASFTTPAPLGDDDTVGVKTRWKRVQKLAQQFWSRWRTEYLAQLRCSAKWTKRTTNLQTGQIVLVGDDNLPVGRWPMGLVVKTYVGPDGIVRVADIRTSSGIYKRNVRLLAPLPVEAAETEVSKEHSGAPDSSVSDAAPNEQLEGSAAQCPPDSTPGYVPPTTPEHEDDPPPTCGIWDGRLRPKGGRNGCGK, encoded by the exons ATGAATAACGAGAACGAAAACATCGTGGCCGAGGCCTTGCGGCTACTTACCGCCCTAGAGGGCAGCGTAAAGGAGGTGGCCGCAAGCCTCGATGCGAAGATGAAACCGGAGGTGGCCGCCGTGAAGGTGGACATCTTGGCGTCCCTGTGGCGGGACGGGAACGCCGCGCTGATGCGCGTCGAAAGTGTCACCGGCCCCCATCCGCGCAGGGGCCCCTTCACGGAGGCTTATGCGGCAGCCATGGCGGCTGCAACCAAGCGCCGTGAGGGAGCCGTCTCCAAACCGTCCATTTTGGACACCACGATGGCGGGGCAGCCATCGCGAGCAGACCACCTGCCTCGCATAGAACTGCCCAAGTTCGAGGGCTCGCCCTCCGAATGGCCCGCGTTCTCGAGTCGATTCGAGAAGCGCGTGGCCGGACTTACGGAGGACTCCGATAAATTCGcctttttgataaaatgcCTCGAGCGGTGCGACATCGCGAGGCACAGTTGTGAGGCATTCGAAAACGCCGGAATGCCGTTCGCCCAAGCTTGGGCCAAGCTGGAGGAGAGATTTTATAAGAAGCGGGTGGCATTTATGGGCCACATCCGCAAAATCCTCGAACTGCCCAGGATGAGCTCTCCGTCGGCGAACGCGTTGATGCGCGTCATCGACGTAGTGGAGACGGCCGTGGCCTCAGCCCGCCAGATCGCCGAGGCTGGCGATTCCACCTCCGTGGTGGAAGACGGGCTGATTGTCGCGCTCGTAATGGACAAGCTAGACGCTGAAACCATTGCGAGCGTGACACGGCGTGCGGACCAGCAGCTCATCCCTACGTGGGTTGAGCTGCGTCGCGAGCTGGATGGGCTggctaataaaatttattatcagCCCAAGCGGAAGGAAGATGCGGATCGAGCGCGTGGAGCGAACCAGCGAGCAGCACGGACGGTGCTAGCTGCAACCGTCACCCCGAAGCCCGCTGCCATCGCCTCCAGGCCTGCGCGGAAGGCGCCGGCGACCCAGCCAGCCGCTGCCGCCATCGTTCCCGCCAGCACCAGTACGAAG GGTGGTAATGCCCCCCCTTCGGGCTCCAATTCATCGAATGATCCTGCTGCCGATTCTTGCCAATCAAGTCGTGCCTTGGTTGACATTTCACCAACGGAAGACATCCCGCTACTGGACAACTACGTGCTGCTCGCTACTGTCGCGATACTCATCCAGGACAACATGGGGATGTGGCAACGGATCCGATGCGTGCTCGACTCCGGCAGCCAAATCGAGGCAATCACCAAGAATGCGGTCAAGCGTCTTGGATTAGCGATGCACCCTGCACGATTGACGCTGAGTGGCGTGGGGAGCAAAATCCCAGTAACCCAACAAATACGAGCGAAGATTACGTCGATTGACGGCAGCTGCTCTGAGGATGTCGGATTCTTCGTGATTCCCGGTCTCAGTGATCAACCGGCTCGTGCCATCAGACAAGACGAATTGGACCTGCCAGAGGCCAAGTTCCTAGCAGATGCGGAATTCTACCATCCTGGAACAATCGACGCTATCTTAGGTGCCAGAatatgcttcgacgcactcaAGACAGGGCTGCGTCGCCTCCCAAATGGCTTGACCCTCCAGAATTCTAAATTCGGATGGCTCGTGGGAGGAATGCTACGTGACACGACTTCAGCCGATCTATACGAACACAGTTGTCTAGCTACGTGCGTCGATGACCTAAAGGAGATCCTCGAACGATTCTGGAGAATCGAAGAACTCCCAAATGATGCCGCCGACTCCACGGTTTGGAAGTCTCACGAACTAGAGACGCACTTTAAGGAGCATACCACCATCGCTGACGATGGACGATACATCGTACAAATTCCCTTACGGGGGGAGCTAAACCAGCTGGGAGATTCAATGGGGCAAGCAAGACGCCGCTTGCTAGCCCTAGAAAGACGTCTCGCCAGCCATGAGCCCACCTACGCAGAATATCGAAAGTTCATGCGAGAGTACCAAGAGCTGGGCCACATGTGCCCAGTATCAACGGAGGAGCTCCCCAAAGTACGCTACGTGATTCCCCACTCTTGCGTGGTCAAGCCAGACTCGACTACCACAAAACTACGCGTTGTGTTCGACGCCAGCGCGAAATCAACGACGGGAATCTCGCTGAACGACCTCCAAGCCGTAGGACCCGTGATCCAGCCTGACTTGTTCCGAATCTGGCTAGATTTCCGTACTCAAACCGTGGTGGCGACTGCCGACATCGTGAAGATGTACCGTCAAGTGTGGGTATCCGAGCCCGACACTTGGATGCAGTGCATTCTGTGGCGCGACAAGCCAAAGGACACGATGCAACTATTCAGACTCCTCACTGTTACGTACGGTGAGGCTGCTTCGTCTTATTTGGCCTGCAGGGCGTTGTTCGAAGCCGGGGAAGAAGTGCGGACTTCCGATCCCCAGACAGCTGACGCCATCCAATCATCGTTCTACGTGGACAACCTTTCGTTGGGCGCATCGACTCCCGAGCAGCTACGTGAGCTTATGACCAGCGTCGAGCGAGCACTCAACATACGCGGGATGCCATTGCGAAAGTGGGCATCTAACTCACCAGAGATCACCAGTAAAATCCCGGTGGAACACCGCGATACAACTGTACAGATTGGTGAGAAGCAGGCCATCAAGTTGCTCGGCCTGGCTTGGTGCCCTACAGAGGATACGTTCCAGCTCGTAGTCCAGGATGAGTTCTACGAGCCTTTGGGTTCATTGGAGAAACGACGTTTAGCATCCAAAGTTGGCAAGCTGTATGATCCTATCGGGATCCTCCAACCAGTGATAGTCACCGGAAAGATTCTGCTACAAGACCTCTGGCGAGATGGCTTCGGATGGGATGAAGCCGCATCACCTCGCATGATCGAAAGCTGGAACGGATTCGCCAGCCACCTGCCGCTTCTCAGACAGCTCCCAATCCCAAGGATGGCGCTGCCCAGCGAACCTCAGGGCGCGATCATGTACGGCTTCAGCGACGCATCTACGAAGGCCTTTGGATGCGCCATTTACCTTCGCTTTCTGGACGGTGAAGGAAACCCGCAATCTCGGTTGCTGTGCTCCAGGTCGCGATTGGCACCCATCGAAGAGGTGACTTTGCCGCGACTCGAACTGCAAGGAGCTCTGCTCCTAGCTCGCCTTTATGCCAAAATAAAGGACGCCTTCGGCACCCGGATAAGCCAAACTCGTTGGTGGACTGACTCTCAGGTGGTACTGGCTTGGATACGTTCCGACAACACCAAGTGGGGAGTCTACGTTAAGAACCGGGTGGAGAAAATTCACGCTGCCACGAATCGTCTGGATTGGAGCTACGTGCCGACGAAACTCAACCCAGCAGACCTTGTGTCCAGAGGACTTCCTGCCAACAAGCTTATAAACAGCGAGACTGCGAGTTTTTGGCTGAACGGACCGAGTTTCATAGTCAATGATGAAAGGCCAGTTATGCCTCAACTAAACTACGTGACTGCGTTGGAGGAAGCTGTCGACGCTCCTCTATTGTTGACGGCCATGGTGGGGAACGATTGTGATGACTTGTTATCCCAGTATAAGCACCACAACTCGTTCATCATGACAAGACGACATTTCGCGTGGCTCGGTAGAGCAATCTTTAACTTACGCGCACCCTCATCCTCCGTGGAGAAAAAATCAGGACCCCTTCAGCTCGACGAATTGGAGTACGGACTCCAACTGATAGTACGGGTGATGCAAGCTACGTGCTTTCCCAATGAGGTCAAGGAGATGCAAGACTCCGGGTCAGTTACGCCCAAGGGTTCGATGCAGCACCTCGACCCAATAGTAAGGGATAAGATCATCTGCGTACGGGGACGACTAGGAAACTCGGATCTGGCTGACGAAGCCAAGGTTCCTTTCCTAGTACCAAAGTCGCATCCCTTCTCCCGCGTAATCATCCGCCATTTGCACGAGCACAATTTCCATGCGGGAACTGAGCTGATCATGGCCGAATTCCGTGCGAGATTCTGGATGCGAGACCTGCGAAGAACAGTCGTCGGGGTAACCTCGAGATGCGTAATTTGTGCCCGAGCGCGCCCAAGACAATACGCCCAGCAGATGGGACAGCTGCCGTCGGCTCGCGTCAACGTGTCTCCCGCCTTCACCCACACCGGCGTGGACCTGTGTGGCcccttcgaaatcgtttcaaaTGCTCGATCAGGCAAGCGTAGAACGGTCTACGTTTGTATCTTCGTGTGTTTCACTACAAAGGCCACGCACTTGGAGGTAGTGGAAGATCAGTCGACATCGGCGTTCATCTCAGCTCTATTACGATTCGTGTCCCTACGTGGAAGACCTGACACGATCTACTCCGACAACGGCCGCAACTTCGTGGGAGCTGCCAGAGAATTGACCCTGCTTCGCAAGACTCACAACAACCGGGAATTCCAGGACGAAGTGGTGAGCTTGGCAGCGGACAGCGGAATTCGTTTCTCGTTTATCCCTCCCAGGAGCCCAAACTTCGGAGGGCTTTGGGAGGCCAACATCAAGGTGGCAAAACGATTGTTCAAGGCCGCCGCAAAGGGAGCCCAGCTGAACTTGGTAGAGCTACAGACGTTACTCTACCAAATTTCGGCCATTCTCAACTCCAGGCCGCTCACCGCAATCCACTCCAGTCCGGAATCGGTAGAGGCACTTACCCCTGCGCACTTCCTCATCGGACGAGCATCATTCACCACTCCTGCCCCGCTTGGAGACGATGACACGGTCGGTGTCAAAACTCGCTGGAAGCGAGTCCAGAAACTCGCTCAGCAATTCTGGTCCCGTTGGCGAACTGAGTACCTTGCTCAGTTGCGTTGTAGTGCGAAGTGGACGAAACGCACTACAAACTTGCAGACGGGCCAGATCGTGCTAGTCGGTGATGACAACCTACCCGTTGGACGATGGCCCATGGGCCTGGTCGTCAAAACCTACGTGGGACCCGACGGCATCGTACGTGTCGCTGACATACGAACAAGCAGCGGCATCTACAAGCGCAACGTGAGGCTGTTGGCACCCCTCCCAGTTGAGGCCGCTGAAACGGAAGT